The genomic stretch acctttgcacttttacagtgaggataatttacgggtccaatttacgttctggacactgcggtgaccttctaaaaatagtaacagaacgccgggaatatccgaagatgccccctcatactatagtgcaccatacgaaggaagggaggtaaacgctgaaaacatggagaagataaggaagagttactgggaatggtgaaatgaacacaaaaaccaaaatcggttcagcgctgcgcgctgagagcacgtgttgaaatatctcatcgatgatattgtgtccggggtgtagctgaatacggtgtccaaatttgaaaaagatccaccgagaactttggctttggtgtgtcggtatgggggcccgggtagctgaggtggaaccaaaatcggttcagcgctgcgcgctgagagcacgtgttgaaatatcgaccaggttgtgtcctgtcccgggtgtacctgaatatgcccaccaaatttgaagcagatccatcgagaactttggccgtgcatcgcgcacacacacatacacacacacacacacagacagacagacagacacaagtcgtatatatatatagatatttcCATGTATGTTTTCTTTATGATTGTTGTTATTGAACTTGAATACAATTTGGAATTTTACCTCATTTTTGTTGACTTTACATTTGGTGTCGTAAGTATTTTGTTCGTCTGTTCGTCTGGTGCGTGTGTTTTGaatgccatcctgacaaatgtctTTAAGACACATATGCACAGTAACATCTTGGACGCGGACACAGACAGTTAACGTTTACGTGAAGTTActaccgctcggctttacacaaatataaacaataattcatgataaaaataatcagttttggccttctCCTGAAAAGCTGTCTAAAATGAGTTATGCCGAAATTCCTCAATGACATCGTACTGGTGGCAATCAGGTTCGTTAACTATCTGAAGTACAAAACGAAAAAGATAAATCCAACAGAAACCAAATGCATTATAAAACAAAGCGAACAGAACAGTAAGTTAAACAagccgcgtaaggcgaaaatacaacatttagtcaagctgtcgaactcacagaatgaaactgaacgcactgcaatttttcagcaagaccgtatactcgtagcatcgtcagtccaccgctcgtggcaaaggcagtgaaattgacaagaagagcggggtagtagttgcgctgagaaggatagcacgcttttctgtacctttcttcgttttaactttctgagcgtgtttttaatccaaacatatcatatctatatgtttttggaatcaggaaccgacaaggaataagacgaaagtgtttttaaattgaattcaaaaatttaattttgatcataatttttatatttttaattttcagagcttgtttttaatccaaatataacatatttatatgttttcggaatcaggaaatgatgaagaataagatgaacgtaaatttggatcgttttatgaattttttttttttacaattttcagatttttaatgaccaaagtcattaattaatttttaagccaccaagctgaaatgcaataccaaagtccggcatttgtcgaagattgcttggccaaaatttcaatcaatttgattgaaaaatgagggtgtgacagtgccgcctcaacttttacaaaaaaacggatatgacgtcatcaaagacatttatcgaaaaaatgaaaaaaaagtccggggatatcatacccaggaactctcatgtaaaatttcataaagatcggtccagtagtttagtctgaatcgctctacacacacacacgcacagacagacagacacacacacacacacacacacacacacacacacaccaccaccctcgtctcgattcccccctctatgttaaaacatttagtcataacttgactaaatgtaaacaagaagagcaaacgctcgatcgagtcactttcgcagttctgaatattatatgaggcatcagatggacaggaagaaattgctattcacaacacaatgagtcacgttcacataaaatttgagcccggtcacttttatagtttccgagaaaagcccaacgttaagttgtgtgttgccgaacagaaaaggctagttatctcccttgtttttctgataacgttcgtaaaaggctacagatgtaaatactttgatgtaaagaataatcctacaaagtttcaatcacatccgatgaactttgtcaaagatataaaatgtctaatttttcctttgacgctgacctgtgaccttgaaaaaggtcaaaggtcaacgaaaccatcgttaaagtgtagaggtcattggaggtcacgactaaacaaaatatgagcccgatcgctttgatagtttccgagaaaagtccaacgttaaggtggtgtctacggacggccggccggacagactaacactgaccgattacatagagtcacattttctcaagtgactcaaaaagggcCACTGTCCATGTATCAATTTGAGTCATGCATAACCAAGCACAGTGGTcatcatacacaaacacacactgaaacaggtCTGGCGTATCAACCATGAAAACATCAAAGAAGTCAAAACCAGTCAACcaaaaaaaacgaaaatgagaCTGGAACAGTGTGCGTAAAGGCTTAAAACTGCAAAATTATGACTAAACAACACTCACATACAGAATGACTGTAAATATGCACTTTTTCTTCCCTCTCTATGGAATACAAAGACGCAGTTAAAAATACCAGGATTAATTCAGATCTGAAAAGATTACAAACAAGACGagaggcgggggaggggggacttACTTAATACAAGTTTCCAAGACAAGCACAGTACTAGCTCTTCGTTTTTGTCAATGCCCTGATTTTGACAAAATCTTTCTAAACAAAGGAGGATCATGAAAGGCTATCCGTTTCCTCAAAAACCCTGTTAGGACACATATATCCTGACTTGCAAACAATCTTTCAGGAAAATGAAAGTGCCACTGACTTTTATTCTGGCCTGCTTTCTGAGTAGGTCCGAGATGCGGCTGGGCTGCACTGTGGGAAGCCGTGGCAGACTTGTCGTGAGCCTTTGGCTTTGGCACTGCAACACAAGACAACCAAAGATTGGTTTACACATACTGGATACAGCACTGTGGGAAGCCGTGGCAGACTTGTCGTGAGCCTTTGGCCGTGGCACTGCAACACAAGACAACCAAAGATTGGTTTACACATGCTGGATACAGCACTGTGGGAAGCCGTGGCAGACTTGTCGTGAGCCTTTGGCCGTGGCACTGCAACACAAGACAACCAAAGATTGGTTTACACATGCTGGATACAGCACTGTGGGAAGCCGTGGCAGACTTGTCGTGAGGCTTTGGCCGTGGCACTGCAACACAAGACAACCAAAGCTTGTTTTACACATTACACATACTGGATACAGTATTCACAAATCTGTTCTTGTTGGCGCCTTGGTTTCTTGAGACTGCATGGCACTGGCCCCTGAaaacggagtatggctgcctaattgGCCtggacatttataaaaaaaaaaaaaagcttataTAGAATGGCCAATagagagtgtctgcagtgcaagtTTTTGGTGTGAACAATGTCTTATGACACAGATTCTGACCGATAGACAGAATGAGAATCAAAAATGAGTACCAGGGCTCACAAGAAAGAGCaaactgttgcatgcttgtgattatttgtttgagcgCAGCTATCTAAGCTTGGCACAGCGTAGCATTAAATTTTCTTAAAATGCTGCATGCTATGCTCAGAAATAACACCTTCGAGTTTGCATGGGCTTGCGAAAGAGTAAATACTCTAGTTTCCAGCGTGACATTGTACGACAGTCTATAGCAAGGGGTGTGCCTGAAACACATTGGAAAGGAGAACGCGTGAAAAGTTTGCCTTGATAAGAGCAAGAatattcactcttttacaacccacacaaaccaGAAAGAGTTACTTCCGGAGTTTGACTCTCAAagcaaatacagtggaaccccccttttaagacctccacaaatctgaaaaaattaggtattaaaaaggagggaatcttaagatgggggtaaatttacagaggttttgaatAAAAAGTCTaattaaaagggaggaagtcttaaatttgggggtcttaaaatatggggttccactgtacgagATTTTCAGCATGAAACCCCACCTCTTCCGGCTGGCTCGCAGGTGGACATCGCCTGGTTGAAAACGTTTCCATCGGAGCACTGACACTTTCCCATCACGCAGCGCTCGCTCATCTGCAGGCTGCATTGGTCGTCGGAGATACACGGGAGGCCGTGATGAAGCACGGGCTGGCAGGACACGTTGCCCGTCTTGTCGGTGATCTGATTGTACTCCGGCATGCAGCTGCAGCGCCCGCTCCGGTCGTCACAGGCCAGCCAGGGGTCCTTGGAGCACCAGTCCGTCTCGTTGCACAACTTGCCAAGGTCACCTTGAGGAAAAGTGAAGCAGAGGGGAGAGGATGAGGAAGGTGACTTTTCTGAttttgagtgagtgagtgagtgagtgagtgagagtgggtgagtgagtgtgtgtgtgtgtgtgtgagtgagtgagtgagtgagtgagtgagtgagtgagtgagtgaatgagtgagtgagtgagtgagtgtgtgtgtgtgtgtgtgtgtgtgtgtgtgtgtgtgtgtgtgtgtgtgtgtgtgtgtgtgtgtgtatgtgtgtgtgtgtgcgcatgtctTTGCGTCCGAGTCCAAACAGAAAACTAAATTCAATGCACTGGACCCCAAAGGAGTATGCTGGAACCCCCTAGCAGCATAATTATAATAATGATGACGACGGCAATGATGAAGATGACAATCAAGATGGCgatgatcatcatcataataataataaacaagaagggcaaagcccatacgactcacatgcttgaccttgacctttacatgaccttgaccttcaggtcaaataactaaacctagcaatgacatcatacactaagaactgctttacacatttttcctaccaaaatacatgtgaccatgacccaaggtcaaggtcatccaaggtcatgcaacacaaagctgttaattcaagacataggaagtacaatggtgcttattggctctttctaccttgagatatggtcacttttagtggttcactaccttattttggtcacatttcataagggtcaaagtgaccttgaccttgatcatatgtgaccaaatgtgtctcatgatgaaagcataacatgtgccccacatattttttaagtttgaaacagttatcttccatagttcagggtcaaggtcacttcaaaatatgtatacaatccaactttgaagagctcctgtgaccttgaccttgaagcaaggtaaaccaaactggcatcaaaagatggggcttactttgccctatatatcatatataggtgaggtattcaatctcaaaaacttcagagaaaatgggaaaaatgtgaaaaatagctgttttttagacaacatttatggcccctgcgaccttgaccttgaagcaaggtcaagatgctatgtatgttttttggggccttgtcatcatacaccatcttgccaaatttggtactgatagactgaatagtgtccaagaaatatccaacgttaaagttttccggacggacggacggacggacgactcgggtgagtacatagactcacttttgcttcgcatgtgagtcaaaaatgacttTTATCAAGCAAAGAaatcagaaacacacacacccaagggTAACACACTGTTAAGTTCGTACCTGCGTAAGACGCAATGCTGGGCCCTGTAGAGCTCTGAGCCATTTTCCAGTGGGGGGGATGGCACTGTTGCAGCGTGGGTTCCCTGGCAGGGATGCTAGACGCAGGGGAATCACATGGCGGGACGGGGACCGTCTCGTTAGCGATAAGTCGTCGCTGCAGCGTAGTCGGCCACCTGGTGAAACCAGCGAAGGAAACTCGAACCTTCACAGTTACCTAGGATAAGTCAGACAGGTGTTTTTGTTCTTGACGTTGTTGTTTCACAGAGATTTTATTCAAATTAAGTATACAGAAACATCATACAGTGGAAAGccccttttgtttgtttgttcgttcatgggctgaaactcccacggcttttaagtgtatgaccgtttttaccccgccattcaggcagccatacgccgctttcggaggaagcatgctgggtattttcgtgtttctataacccaccgaactctgacatggattacaggatctttttcatgcgcacttggtcttgtgcttgcgtgtgcacacgggggtgttcggacaccgaggagagtctgcacacaaagttgactctgagaaataaatctctcgccgaacgtggggacgaactcacgctgacatcggccaactggatacaaatccagcgcgctaccgactgagctacatccccgcccacgaaacccccttttaagggTCAGTCCaaaaaagggaaataaccaaaTTCTCACATTTCCTTTTGCATTTGATGACAACTTTTGTTCTTTCAATATACTTGTTTTTGCTAAGTGAAGACAGTCTTGATTGCTACACGGTACCATAATTTCAAACTCTGAACCTCATTACATAACTTTCTGAGCAATCTGAGAGCGTTTTCCCTTCAACTTCAGCTGGGTTTCAACAGATCGGAATCCCCCttaaagcggcgtatggctggctgaatggcggggtaaaaatggtcatacacgtaaaaacccactcgtgcaaaaacatgagtgcacttggaagtttcagcccatgaacgaaaaagaaaaaacagatCTGAATGAATACTTTTTACACAAACGCTGACTTACAGAAAATGTGACACTGTTGTTTTGACGTCCCATTTCAAAGTAGAGGTACCCCTGTGCCGAGGTTCCCCTGCTGACGGCAAAGCTAAGCCCTGAAAGTAACATGAAAGTAACATGAAAGTAAGGAACAAGCCACAAATGAAGACTACAGAAAACGAACAATGTTCAGATCACCGTGTAAGCTGATTGCATTAGAACAGatttatttgtcaacaaaaGACGTTATCAGTTTTACCATACATACTGAGTCACTGTAACCGAGACACACTGCcgacagggatggccaaatttTAACATTTAATTTGCTAGTGGGGCAAGTAACTTCAAGATAGCCACTAGTCCCCGAGAAATTGCACTCGATGTTCGAGTCTTCTTACATGCATTCAGTTGAGTTCACCAATTCCTTTCTCTTCTGAGTCCACGGTTATTTTTAACTTAAACTCGGCATCGTATGCATTGTGGATGTTCAGTCAGCGAGTAATCGCCAAAGATTTGTTTTCTTCGAAGTGGAGAAAAACAGATGAGCCTTATAATAGCCTATAAAATATAGTTCATTGGaacccccttttcaagaccccccgatttcttcttcttcttcttctgcgttcgtgggctgaaactcccacgtacactcgtgttttttgcacgagtggaattttacgtgtatgaccgttttttaccccgccatttaggcagccatacgccgttttcggaggaagcatgctgggtattttcgtgtttctataacccaccgaactctgacatggattacaggatcttttttgtgcgcacttggtcttgtgcttgcgtgtacacacgggggtgttcggacaccaaggagagtctgcacacaaagttgactctgagaaataaatctctcgccgaacgtggggacgaactcacgctgacagcagccaactggatacaaatccagcgcgctaccgactgagctaaaTCCCCGCCCTGACCCCCTGATtaaagaccccctcccttttaagaccctgttttctcagattttctgttcatagcctctgtaaatgttTTACCCCTTTTAacgaccacccccccccccccccccccccgattaaAAACTCCCTTCTCTCTAGGACCtacttttctcagatttttccCAGGTCTTAAAAGGCGGAATCCACTGtactcctttctaagacctgattttatTCAGATTTTTGGcggtcttatatatatatatataaaaaataaccAAATATATTAAGTTAAAAGGGAGGTGCCATATaatatagaggttacaacacgagtggttttttatatggcttgtatttcagtcaagacccagcggatgaatatcaagggactcacgagcctctggcgagtgagtccctttgatattcccgctgggtcttgactgaaatacaagccatatacaacatcacgagtgttgtaacctctatatcccatgaagatctaaaagacaaagcgtgacggaaacatcaagctttagttatgtgttcagatgaggcacctctgcacataccttattctaaaggcatgtctgttgatctatgtcaagtcggtgcataatggttgtccccgtcagttgaaagcctcttacacggatttgactgaatacctagtggttacacacgccTCTCCTGAGATCGtggacaccttcatcgtctatagGACCTAGTGCAccgcagaagagctagaaatcaggcatgggaattgaaaattgtaaaaaaggctgaaaatttataactgaagacgcgaagcgtcaagtcgacagCGCGAAGTGCCTagtcttactaggggggtccgggggcatgcccccccggaaaaaaattctccaaagaacccagatggtgcaatttgagctccaagtttgccattaaattctgtttttagaatcagagtttttagaaccaatttttgctttttttaacaaaaaaaaatatacatgtataatacggtttaaatttgttaaaaaaattgatctgttgagacaaacaggaaaatgtaacttgtaacacaatctgtgcaatctggtttactttcaaacatataagttcaagtaactgaggcgggcggtagcagtgcgtgaacaaagtacggaaagttttcgcggacttttgcgcaaaggcaaaagtaaccggtgctttttttttgtgcctcccccctttattttttcggcagacacttttgctttttcggcggaacaaaaaaaaaaattcggcagAAACCCGCCGTTCgatcggcggacaattcccatgcctgagaaatactcgcaaaatgcattaaacagcttgtccagagaacactcgtagtcgatgatgtaccgataagggcgtgtgtaccgggcacgctgtaacttcacatgagcatagtctgaacatagcagtgctggtcggacggactgggtttttaacgattgctagtttgacttttgttttagttgagagcacgagcacacacactcaaacacatacggcttgtcatgttgatcacaagagagaaatagaacagtgaatagaaggaaacataacagattacgtccccttaatatgacgcgatggacgaCAGACGTCATGAAATCTATGAGTATGACGCTacgatgatagtctcggcaggtcgagactaaaactcagctataacactgaacgactctcgcgcaagttctcaaaagcgtggttaccccttgcacatccggtctataggtacatgtgcattttggaatgtcaaggacgacagaaagtagagccagctatgatgcATTTCGTGCACCTTTATTTATCctctattttatgtgttataagagtgtaatagttacatcatagatgtaacaagagaacaatggaaatacaagaaatatacctagagtacatttacagagacaaagaagggaggtcatgggatatatctatatctatatacggcttgtgtgtgtctgtctgtcacttcgcgatgcacggccaaagttctcgatggatctgcttcaaatttggtgggcatattcaggtagaccccggacacaatctggttgATGAAAATttttaacacgtgctctcagcgcgcagcgctgaaccgattttggtttttatggtttttctgtacatccattcccagtaactcttccttatcttctccagtgttttgcgcgtttatctcccttccttcgtgtggcgtcaatccggcgaagccgggtattcggctctacttcttcccggcgaagccgggtattcatctagtatatatatacatacacaccctCTGCAGGCCAACATCACGACTTACCTGGAATACTGAGGAGGGTGTTGTGATAGACACAGGTGGTTTTCTAGACCTGTATGGtagtacacaaacacacacagagaccaaCACAGTGACTTACCTGGAATACTGAGGAGGGTGTTGTGATAGACACGGGTGGTTTTCTAGACCTGTATGgtagtacacacacaccaacacagtgACTTGCCTGGAATACTGAGAAACTGTTGTGATAGACACGGGTGGTTTTCTAGACCTGTAtggtagtacacacacacacacaccaacacagcgACTTACCTGGACTACTGAGGAGGGTGTTGTGATAGATGCGGGTGGTTTTCTAGACCTGTTTGgcagtacacaaacacacacaccaacacggCGACTTACCTGGAGTACTGAGGAGGGTGTTGTGATAGACACGGGTGGTTTTCTAGACCTGTAACTGTAaggtagtacacacacacacacacagaccaataCAGTGACTTACCTGGAATACTGAGAAGGGTGTTGTGATAGACACGGGTGGTTTTCTAGACCTGTAAGgtagtacacacacaccaacacagtgACTTACCTGGAATACTGAGGAGGGTGTTGTGATAGACACGGGTGGTTTTCTAGACCTGTTTggcagtacacacacacacagaaagacacacacacacgcaccaacaTGGTGACTTACCTGGAATACTGAGAAGGGTGTTGTGGTAGACGCGGGTGGTTTTCTCCACATCTTTGGCTGGCACCTGCATGTAGAAGTCCAGAGAGATGTTCTTGTCGCAGTGGTTCAGGATGATGCCGAAGCAGTAGTCCACCTCGATGCTCTTGCCAAAGTCAAGGCCAAAAGTGTTCTGAAATCAAGACGGGACAAATGTGACTAGTTCTCAAAGAATAGTTCATAAggccaaaattgaaaaaattgGACCCTACACATTCTCACAGAGCTGATAATTTCTACATCAATGTTGTTCCCTGATTCAAGGGACAATATTTCAGTTGGATCTGGATTGAACCCATAGGAATAAGGTCAAACACTTCTGACTTTATCCGCTCAGTGGGAAAACAGACGGTCCTAAGACTCCTTCGTTACAAAACTTGGATCTGACTGCTAACCGGCTATAGGTGTCAGATCAAAATGTTGTGTCAATGACTGAAGACCGAGGCCTGAGGACTCACAGATCAAAAGCATAATTAACAATAGAGGAGAACAAATGAATTCAAAAATAAAACAGCCATTAACACAACCACAATGACCTTGCTGTTGTATTCATAAGCCCCGCTGCAGTCGATGCGAGTGCAAGGGTCAGAGTAGTTTGACCAGCAGCTCTGCTGGGCGCCGGTGTTGGTGGTCAGCTGCTGAGCAATCCTGTCCCACACTTGGCAAGAATCGTGTTCTGACCCCGGGGCTGCTGTGGCCAAGCTGCTCCAACCTgcagtacaaaacacacaatAGTTTAGACCTAAACAATACcttttccccgagtacgctagtacttgggctcagcagactttaattgtgtgtctgtgtgtctttctccacttaacagcttattgctgagaaactactgggcgcagttcgttcaaaagttgatacactaacttgataataggtccgattgatcgtattaaaacttcataatgttacctgggacctaaattcgaaataaaccacaaaaacgacttggccgtaggaggaattcacaccggcggggcaacacgcagccattgagctgatagaacagccgaacgcgtcacacaaaaatacgtcatgacaaagttacacgcaaagcgaaagagactttgacgtcatttacttttgttcggaattttccgtctgttccgagcttgtcagtgaagacctgacgtgagtaagcttacccaaaatgtctttgttctctattcacattgcagctgtgaaataatcagtcttgtgtctcggtcgtgtaggtacagagtttgcttctgcaatcattgtgttcgtgttgatgacggcttcataagacaaaataatcagcgaatctatcgcgaggaagacgtttatgtacaaatcaccgaacccaacccattttttgtgtgcatttttctgaagaataaactgcatgtggttaatttcatccgtttaatgcttgtcgaaacgagccataaggctttagaataaaagatttcacgcattgcttggccatctgatcacagatgaggtcgcagtttgtaggttgaatctatgaatcggccagagatagatctgcatttctggtcagaaaccaacattcacaccacagacattccaaacatttatatttattgagcgagccagtctgaagagtactcgggtccagcgcgagcgttttttataacAAGCTGCTCAAACCTGCAGTACAAAATACACAATAGTTTAGACCTAAACAATACCTTTTAACAAACTGCTCAAACCTAGCTGCtgtacaaaaacacaaaatagtTTAGACCTAAGAAGCTGCTCAAACCTgcagtacaaaacacacaatAGTTTAGACCTAAGAAGCTGCTCAAACCTGCAGGAAAAACACACAATAGTTTAGACCTAAACTACATAGTAATGAGCGTATAGTAATGATTACACTGTATTGAAGATGAGACTAAAAGGTAAGGTTAAACACAAGCACAAAGTAGAGAGTACGTACTGAAGCAAGAGACTGTTCACTGTGATAGCTGAATGCAGACTGCTGCAGAGACCAAGCTGAGACTGGCTGTGTGGCCAGGCAATATAAATAACCATGACTAGTAAGCAGATATCACTACAGTTAGCACTCAAGACTACTGTATAGTACGTGCTACTTAATTGGTGCAAATGCAATTTCAAACCAGTATATCGATAAACTTGTAAACTTTTGCAAGCCTGGTGAGAAAACAACAGGAGCCccagccccccacccccaccccacggTTCTTAGTCTTTCAAAAAGGAGAGCAGCTAAAAGGAAACGAAAAGAAAATCCTTGATGCACACGACACATTCTACTAAAATTCAACAAGGAAGGCAAGAAGAAAGTAAAACTAACAGACAACATAAATAATGcaatacagaaaacaaaacctGATGAACTAGAATTATGCCAGGCATGACTATCGATTGCATTCAAACAGAATGTCATCTGATCAACTCGCGAACCAAATGGCATTCATAAAATGTCAACGGCACGCATTCATGTTGCACGATCGAGACTCAACAACTAAATAGTCTAATAGACCCGCGATCAACAGAAGACGAAAACCCGTTCATTCCGCCTCTGAGGGAACTAC from Littorina saxatilis isolate snail1 linkage group LG16, US_GU_Lsax_2.0, whole genome shotgun sequence encodes the following:
- the LOC138950910 gene encoding uncharacterized protein → MANLVLLCPLLIITGWSSLATAAPGSEHDSCQVWDRIAQQLTTNTGAQQSCWSNYSDPCTRIDCSGAYEYNSKNTFGLDFGKSIEVDYCFGIILNHCDKNISLDFYMQVPAKDVEKTTRVYHNTLLSIPGLSFAVSRGTSAQGYLYFEMGRQNNSVTFSVTVKVRVSFAGFTRWPTTLQRRLIANETVPVPPCDSPASSIPAREPTLQQCHPPHWKMAQSSTGPSIASYAGDLGKLCNETDWCSKDPWLACDDRSGRCSCMPEYNQITDKTGNVSCQPVLHHGLPCISDDQCSLQMSERCVMGKCQCSDGNVFNQAMSTCEPAGRVPKPKAHDKSATASHSAAQPHLGPTQKAGQNKTAVIAGAVVGGLVVLAGILLVAYFAIRRLRRPYHNSQLLLEGDDGDGIM